Proteins from a single region of Pseudomonas sp. BSw22131:
- the lexA gene encoding transcriptional repressor LexA: protein MYSMTTLSPRRTQILAFIRERIAQNGQPPSLAEISEAFGFASRSVARKHIVALTEAGLIEVTANQARGIRLVDSSPRPELLELPVLGRVAAGLPIGPDIDTHDTLLLDRATFSRVPDYLLRVKGDSMIEDGILDGDLVGVQQSLEAHDGQIVVARLDGEVTIKRLQTGDNEFRLLPRNPAYQPIIVHPDQDFAIEGVFCGLVRRE from the coding sequence ATGTACTCCATGACGACCTTATCTCCCCGCCGTACCCAAATCCTCGCGTTTATCCGTGAGCGCATCGCGCAGAACGGGCAGCCGCCGAGCCTTGCCGAAATTTCTGAAGCGTTCGGTTTTGCCTCTCGCAGCGTGGCGCGCAAACACATCGTGGCCCTGACCGAAGCCGGTTTGATTGAGGTCACGGCCAATCAGGCCCGAGGGATTCGACTGGTCGACAGCAGCCCCAGGCCTGAACTGCTTGAGCTACCGGTGCTGGGGCGAGTGGCGGCGGGGTTGCCCATCGGTCCTGATATCGACACCCACGACACGTTGTTGCTTGATCGCGCGACCTTCTCCCGGGTGCCGGACTATTTGCTGCGGGTCAAAGGCGACTCGATGATCGAAGACGGCATTCTCGACGGCGATCTGGTGGGCGTGCAGCAAAGTCTGGAGGCCCATGACGGGCAGATCGTGGTGGCACGTCTGGACGGCGAAGTGACGATCAAGCGCCTGCAAACCGGCGACAACGAATTCCGGCTGCTGCCGCGCAACCCTGCTTATCAGCCGATCATTGTGCATCCCGATCAGGACTTCGCCATCGAAGGCGTGTTCTGCGGCCTGGTGCGCCGAGAATGA
- the imuA gene encoding translesion DNA synthesis-associated protein ImuA produces the protein MGAVVSLDALLDERRVWKGRPAVQPIAAQPTGHALLDAALPMGGWPPAALSEILIPANGSGELRLLWPTLARLAEKGERIVLIAPPFVPYPPAWQGAGIDLRQLAVIDANERDALWAVEQCLRSGSCGAVLCWPKKVDDRALRRLQVAAETGETLAFACRPQQSSANPSPAALRIAIDVRPTQLRVLKCRGGLAPPTPIPFPTGA, from the coding sequence ATGGGCGCTGTGGTCAGTCTCGATGCGCTGCTGGACGAGCGCCGGGTCTGGAAAGGCCGGCCTGCGGTCCAGCCGATTGCCGCGCAACCCACCGGCCATGCATTGCTGGATGCTGCGTTGCCCATGGGTGGCTGGCCGCCCGCAGCACTGAGCGAAATCCTGATTCCGGCCAATGGCAGCGGCGAGTTGCGTCTGTTGTGGCCGACCCTGGCGCGGCTGGCAGAGAAGGGTGAACGCATCGTGCTGATTGCGCCGCCCTTTGTGCCGTATCCGCCAGCCTGGCAAGGGGCCGGCATCGACCTGCGGCAACTGGCAGTCATCGATGCCAACGAGCGCGATGCCTTGTGGGCGGTGGAGCAATGCCTGCGCTCCGGCAGTTGCGGCGCTGTATTGTGCTGGCCCAAAAAGGTCGATGACCGCGCTCTGCGGCGTCTGCAAGTGGCCGCCGAAACCGGCGAAACCCTGGCCTTTGCCTGCCGCCCCCAGCAGTCGTCTGCCAACCCTTCGCCTGCTGCACTGCGCATCGCCATCGACGTCCGTCCGACCCAACTGCGGGTACTCAAGTGCCGGGGCGGGTTGGCGCCACCGACGCCCATTCCGTTTCCGACCGGCGCTTGA
- a CDS encoding 3-hydroxybutyrate dehydrogenase: protein MSLHGKTALVTGSTSGIGLGIALSLAKAGANLVLNGFGDASAVIEQVKQHGGGKVGHHPADVSDVAQIADMIDYAEREFGGVDILVNNAGIQHVDAVEDFPVESWDKIIAINLSSVFHSTRLALPGMRAKGWGRIINIASVHGLVGSTGKAAYVAAKHGVIGLTKVVGLETASSQVTCNAICPGWVLTPLVQKQIDDRGAQTGDVEQAKIDLLTEKQPSLEFVTPSQLGELTLFLCSDAGAQVRGAAWNIDGGWLAR from the coding sequence ATGAGTCTGCACGGCAAAACCGCACTGGTCACCGGATCCACCAGCGGCATCGGCCTGGGCATTGCCCTGAGCCTGGCCAAGGCCGGGGCCAATCTGGTGCTCAACGGTTTCGGTGACGCTTCGGCGGTTATCGAGCAGGTCAAGCAACACGGTGGCGGCAAGGTTGGGCATCACCCGGCAGACGTCAGCGACGTGGCGCAGATCGCCGACATGATCGATTACGCCGAGCGCGAGTTTGGCGGCGTCGACATTCTGGTCAACAACGCCGGGATTCAGCACGTGGATGCGGTGGAGGATTTTCCGGTCGAGAGTTGGGACAAGATCATCGCGATCAACTTGTCTTCGGTGTTTCACAGCACCCGACTCGCGTTGCCAGGCATGCGCGCCAAGGGCTGGGGCCGGATCATCAACATTGCGTCGGTGCATGGGCTGGTGGGTTCGACGGGCAAGGCCGCTTACGTGGCGGCCAAGCACGGCGTGATCGGGCTGACCAAAGTGGTCGGTCTGGAGACCGCCAGCAGCCAGGTCACCTGCAACGCCATCTGCCCCGGCTGGGTGCTGACCCCTCTGGTGCAAAAGCAGATCGATGATCGCGGCGCCCAGACCGGCGACGTCGAGCAGGCGAAGATCGACCTGCTGACCGAGAAGCAGCCGTCACTGGAGTTCGTCACGCCTTCACAGCTGGGGGAATTGACGTTGTTCTTGTGCAGCGACGCCGGTGCACAGGTTCGCGGGGCGGCATGGAACATCGACGGTGGATGGCTGGCGCGTTGA
- a CDS encoding error-prone DNA polymerase: MSCEYAELHCLSNFSFQRGASSAKELFERAKQHGYQALAITDECTLAGIVRAWQASKDADLPLIIGSEMRIDQGPHVVLLVENLAGYQTLCGLITQARRRVKKGEYRLLREDFNRSMQGLLALWVPDLQSDPLILHDQGQWLRKVFPEQAWLSVQLHRGPDDEKRLAQLLALARDADMPAVASGDVHMHARGRRALQDTMTAIRHHTTVAEAGHRLFANGERHLRPTSVLADIYPASLLAESLLIARRCTFDLGQLRYEYPHELVPKAHTATSWLRHLTEEGARKRWTEGVPAKARANIEKELSVIAEMKYESYFLTVQDIVAFARGRDILCQGRGSAANSSVCFALGITELDPEKSNLLFERFISTERNEPPDIDVDFEHERREEVLQYVFRRYGRGRAALTAVASTYHGAGAVRDVAKVLGLPPDQINALADCFSRWSDSMPPAERLRECGFEPDSPILRRVMALTGELIGFPRHLSQHPGGFVISEHPLDTLVPVENAAMADRTIIQWDKDDLDLVGLLKVDILALGMLTALRRSFDLVELHRHKRWTLAGIPQEDKPTYDMISRADTIGVFQIESRAQMSMLPRLQPKTFYDLVIEVAIVRPGPIQGGMVHPYLRRRTGEEEVTYPSEELKEVFERTLGVPLFQEQVMQLAIVAADYTAGEADQLRRSMAAWKRHGGLEPHRIRLSKRMAEKGYTDAFITRIFEQIKGFGSYGFPESHAASFALLTYASCWLKCHEPAAFTCALINSWPMGFYSPDQLLQDARRHRIEVRPVDVRYSDWDCSLEPVDSPEYNQNLAIRMGMRMIRGFREEDARRIETARGNNVFIDATDLCVRAGLDNRARESLADCGALRGLIGHRHRARWEIAGVEAQRPLFTDQSTADEPQVALPLPSVAQDLVADYQTLGTTLGPHPLALLRARLSAKRFRSAKDLMTLEHGCTVNVAGLVVGRQRPGTASGVTFVTLEDEHGMINVVVWLELAERQRKVLVGSQLMQVFGKFEYQKGVRHVIAQRLFDLTPLLTGLDVRSRDFK, from the coding sequence ATGAGCTGCGAATACGCCGAGCTGCATTGCCTGTCCAATTTCAGCTTTCAGCGCGGGGCCTCCAGCGCAAAAGAGCTGTTCGAGCGCGCAAAACAGCACGGCTATCAGGCCCTGGCGATCACTGACGAGTGCACCCTGGCCGGCATCGTTCGCGCATGGCAGGCCTCAAAGGACGCCGACCTGCCATTGATCATCGGCAGCGAGATGCGCATCGATCAAGGGCCGCACGTGGTGCTGCTGGTGGAAAACCTGGCGGGTTATCAAACCTTGTGCGGGCTGATCACACAGGCTCGTCGTCGTGTGAAGAAGGGTGAATACCGGCTGCTACGCGAGGATTTCAATCGGTCGATGCAAGGCTTGCTGGCCTTATGGGTGCCAGATCTGCAATCAGACCCGCTGATCCTGCATGATCAAGGCCAATGGCTGCGCAAGGTTTTTCCGGAGCAGGCCTGGCTGAGCGTTCAGTTGCACCGCGGGCCTGATGATGAAAAGCGTCTGGCGCAACTGCTGGCACTGGCCCGTGATGCCGACATGCCTGCGGTGGCCAGCGGCGATGTGCACATGCACGCACGCGGCCGCCGTGCGTTGCAGGACACCATGACCGCCATCCGGCATCACACGACCGTGGCCGAGGCCGGGCATCGGCTGTTTGCCAATGGCGAGCGACACCTGCGCCCCACGTCCGTGCTGGCTGATATCTACCCCGCGTCGCTGCTTGCCGAGTCTTTGCTTATAGCTCGGCGCTGCACGTTCGACCTCGGCCAATTGCGCTACGAATACCCCCATGAACTGGTGCCAAAAGCGCATACCGCCACCTCATGGCTGCGCCACCTGACTGAAGAGGGAGCACGCAAACGCTGGACCGAAGGGGTGCCTGCCAAGGCACGCGCGAACATCGAAAAAGAGCTGAGCGTGATTGCCGAGATGAAGTACGAGAGTTACTTCCTGACCGTGCAAGACATCGTCGCCTTCGCCCGTGGGCGCGACATCCTGTGCCAGGGGCGCGGCTCGGCGGCCAACTCGTCGGTGTGTTTTGCCTTGGGCATCACCGAGCTGGACCCGGAAAAAAGCAACCTGCTGTTCGAGCGCTTTATCTCCACCGAGCGCAACGAGCCTCCGGACATCGACGTGGATTTCGAGCACGAGCGCCGCGAGGAAGTCCTGCAATACGTGTTTCGCCGCTATGGCCGGGGCCGGGCGGCGCTCACGGCGGTTGCCAGTACTTACCATGGCGCAGGCGCGGTCAGGGACGTGGCCAAAGTGCTGGGCTTGCCGCCTGACCAGATCAACGCGCTGGCCGACTGCTTCAGCCGCTGGAGTGATTCGATGCCCCCGGCCGAGCGCCTGCGTGAATGCGGCTTCGAGCCGGACAGCCCGATCCTGCGCCGGGTGATGGCGCTGACCGGCGAGTTGATCGGCTTTCCCCGTCACCTTTCGCAGCACCCTGGCGGTTTCGTGATTTCCGAGCACCCGCTGGACACGCTGGTGCCGGTGGAGAACGCCGCCATGGCCGACCGCACGATCATTCAGTGGGACAAGGACGATCTCGACCTGGTGGGCTTGCTCAAGGTGGATATTCTGGCGTTGGGCATGCTCACCGCCTTGCGCCGCAGTTTCGATCTGGTTGAACTGCATCGGCACAAGCGCTGGACGCTGGCCGGGATTCCGCAAGAAGACAAACCGACCTATGACATGATCAGCCGCGCCGACACCATCGGCGTGTTCCAGATCGAGTCCCGCGCGCAGATGTCGATGCTGCCGCGCCTGCAACCCAAAACGTTTTACGACCTGGTCATCGAAGTGGCCATCGTCAGGCCGGGGCCGATTCAGGGCGGGATGGTGCATCCGTACCTGCGACGACGTACGGGGGAGGAAGAGGTGACCTATCCCTCTGAAGAACTCAAGGAGGTCTTCGAGCGTACTTTGGGTGTGCCACTGTTTCAGGAGCAGGTCATGCAACTGGCCATTGTGGCCGCCGACTACACGGCCGGGGAAGCCGATCAGTTGCGCCGCTCAATGGCAGCCTGGAAACGTCATGGCGGACTGGAGCCGCATCGCATCAGACTCAGCAAAAGGATGGCCGAGAAGGGCTATACCGACGCCTTCATCACGCGCATTTTCGAACAGATCAAAGGCTTCGGCAGCTATGGGTTTCCTGAATCCCACGCCGCCAGCTTCGCGCTGCTGACCTACGCCAGTTGCTGGCTTAAATGCCATGAGCCGGCTGCCTTCACCTGTGCGCTGATCAACAGCTGGCCCATGGGTTTCTACAGCCCCGATCAGTTGTTGCAGGATGCGCGTCGCCATCGCATCGAAGTACGCCCGGTGGATGTGCGTTACAGCGACTGGGATTGTTCGCTGGAACCGGTCGACAGCCCTGAGTACAACCAGAACCTGGCGATCAGGATGGGGATGCGGATGATTCGCGGTTTTCGCGAAGAGGACGCCAGGCGCATCGAAACTGCGCGGGGCAACAACGTGTTCATCGACGCCACGGACTTATGCGTGCGTGCCGGGCTGGACAACCGCGCCCGTGAATCCCTGGCGGATTGCGGGGCGCTGCGCGGTTTGATCGGTCATCGACACCGGGCGCGTTGGGAGATCGCCGGAGTCGAAGCGCAGCGTCCGTTGTTTACCGATCAATCCACGGCGGATGAACCCCAGGTGGCGCTGCCACTGCCCAGCGTGGCGCAGGATCTGGTTGCCGATTACCAGACCCTTGGCACTACGCTCGGCCCACACCCGCTGGCGTTATTGCGCGCCAGGCTGTCAGCCAAACGTTTTCGCAGCGCCAAAGACCTGATGACCCTGGAGCACGGTTGTACCGTCAATGTGGCTGGGCTAGTGGTTGGGCGGCAAAGGCCCGGCACGGCAAGCGGTGTCACCTTCGTCACGCTGGAAGACGAGCACGGCATGATCAACGTGGTGGTCTGGCTCGAGCTCGCCGAGCGTCAGCGCAAGGTGTTGGTGGGTTCGCAACTGATGCAGGTGTTCGGCAAGTTCGAATACCAGAAAGGCGTGCGCCACGTCATCGCGCAACGCTTGTTTGACCTCACGCCGTTGCTGACAGGGCTGGATGTACGCAGTCGTGATTTCAAATGA
- a CDS encoding methylated-DNA--[protein]-cysteine S-methyltransferase, with translation MLCTYRFMDSPVGQLKLVARGSCLAAVLWENDSPNRVRLGALNEDPNSHILCQAALQLGEYFVGTRREFQLDLDFTGTDFQKAVWQALLTIPFGETRTYSQIAQQIGTPAAVRAVGAANGKNPLSIIAPCHRVIGMSGELTGFAGGLAAKALLLRLEGCDLSRLKQRGDNRQPMQPSLF, from the coding sequence ATGCTTTGCACCTACCGCTTCATGGATTCGCCCGTTGGCCAGTTGAAACTGGTGGCCAGAGGCTCGTGCCTCGCGGCGGTGCTGTGGGAAAACGATTCGCCGAACCGTGTTCGACTCGGTGCCCTGAACGAAGACCCCAACAGCCACATCCTCTGCCAGGCCGCGCTTCAACTGGGCGAGTATTTCGTAGGTACGCGGCGCGAATTTCAGCTGGATCTCGATTTTACCGGCACTGACTTTCAGAAAGCGGTCTGGCAGGCGTTGTTGACGATCCCTTTTGGCGAAACCCGCACCTACAGCCAGATAGCCCAACAGATTGGCACCCCGGCTGCGGTCAGAGCAGTGGGCGCTGCCAATGGCAAAAATCCCTTGTCCATCATTGCGCCTTGCCACCGGGTGATCGGCATGTCGGGTGAGCTGACGGGCTTCGCCGGAGGGCTTGCGGCCAAAGCGCTGTTGTTGAGGCTGGAAGGCTGTGACCTGAGCCGATTAAAGCAGCGCGGGGACAACAGGCAACCCATGCAGCCCTCGTTGTTTTAA
- a CDS encoding Y-family DNA polymerase, with protein MLWACVLLPQLALDGVMRRRDDPQQPLALISGTAQRRVLQTVNAAARELGLRPGQSLTAAHAMTHGFATAEYEPADTERWHRLLAAWAYRFSSQVSLKYPRVLLMEIESSLGLFGPWPVFEARLRQELTALGFSHRIVVAPNPIAARMLANAHDGLSVTCNDSLIQVLEQMPVNRIGLSRDASMAFSRMGLTRLRQVLALPRDTLARRFPAQVLQHLDTLVGRRPVALECYIPPDFFDLRLELNFDVESHQALLFPLKRLISDLAAFLAGRDSGVQRFVIHLEHVPSVGGAVPDTLVPVGLLSAERETNMLFELARGRLEQIQVPSPVRAMRLQARDLPAFVPTHRELFDERPQQSLPWEQLRERLRARLGDEAVNGLCAHADHRPECTWRPGLDTNAQVPASFVLRPGWLLREPEPLHESSVHVLAGPERIESGWWDGGDVRRDYFLIQTRSGQRAWAYRAVGEDSGLLLHGWFA; from the coding sequence ATGCTCTGGGCCTGTGTCTTGCTGCCGCAACTGGCGCTGGATGGCGTCATGCGTCGTCGCGACGATCCTCAACAACCGCTAGCACTGATCAGCGGCACGGCTCAGCGCCGTGTGCTGCAAACCGTCAATGCCGCCGCCCGTGAGCTTGGTTTGCGCCCCGGCCAGTCGCTGACCGCCGCGCATGCCATGACCCATGGGTTTGCCACCGCTGAGTACGAACCCGCAGATACCGAGCGCTGGCATCGGTTGCTCGCGGCCTGGGCGTACCGTTTCAGTTCACAGGTCAGCCTTAAATACCCGCGCGTGTTGTTGATGGAGATCGAGTCCAGCCTTGGGCTGTTCGGGCCTTGGCCTGTGTTTGAAGCACGTTTGCGCCAGGAGCTGACAGCGCTGGGCTTCAGCCATCGCATTGTGGTGGCACCCAATCCCATCGCGGCGCGGATGCTCGCCAACGCCCACGATGGGTTGTCGGTGACGTGCAACGACAGCCTCATTCAAGTGCTGGAACAGATGCCGGTCAATCGTATCGGCCTGAGCCGTGATGCGTCGATGGCCTTCTCGCGGATGGGCTTGACCCGTCTGCGACAGGTGCTGGCATTGCCGCGAGATACCCTGGCGCGGCGCTTCCCGGCGCAGGTGTTGCAGCACCTGGACACCCTGGTCGGGCGCAGGCCTGTGGCGCTTGAGTGCTACATCCCGCCCGATTTCTTCGATCTGCGCCTGGAGCTGAATTTCGACGTGGAGTCCCACCAGGCGTTGCTGTTCCCGCTCAAACGGTTGATCTCTGATCTGGCGGCGTTTCTGGCCGGGCGCGACAGTGGTGTGCAGCGCTTTGTCATCCATCTGGAGCATGTGCCCAGTGTTGGCGGTGCAGTGCCGGACACGCTGGTGCCCGTGGGGCTGCTCAGCGCCGAGCGCGAAACCAACATGTTGTTTGAACTGGCGCGCGGGCGGCTGGAGCAGATTCAGGTGCCGTCGCCAGTGCGGGCGATGCGCTTGCAGGCCCGGGATTTACCGGCGTTCGTGCCCACCCACCGCGAGCTGTTCGATGAGCGGCCCCAGCAATCACTGCCGTGGGAGCAACTGCGTGAACGTCTGCGCGCGCGGCTGGGGGACGAGGCGGTCAATGGGCTCTGCGCCCACGCCGATCATCGTCCTGAATGCACCTGGCGACCGGGGCTTGATACCAACGCGCAAGTCCCTGCGTCTTTCGTGCTGCGGCCCGGCTGGCTGCTGCGTGAACCTGAGCCGCTGCATGAATCCAGTGTGCATGTGCTGGCCGGGCCCGAGCGAATCGAGTCGGGCTGGTGGGACGGCGGGGATGTGCGGCGCGATTATTTTCTGATTCAGACTCGCTCTGGTCAGCGCGCCTGGGCCTATCGCGCGGTCGGCGAAGACAGCGGCCTTTTGCTGCACGGCTGGTTTGCATGA
- a CDS encoding GntP family permease produces the protein MSVIIALAALTLLMVAAYRGYSVILFAPIAALGAVLLTDPSAVAPAFTGVFMDKMVGFVKLYFPVFLLGAVFGKLIELSGFSRSIVAAAIRLLGTKQAMLVIVLVCALLTYGGVSLFVVVFAVYPFAAEMFRQSNIPKRLIPATIALGAFSFTMDALPGTPQIQNIIPSTFFNTTAWAAPWLGLIGTAFVFCAGMLFLQRQRNKAHRAGEGYGTELRNEPDTPQDIALPNPWIALAPLLLVGVMNLLFTQWIPQWYGKTHTLSLPGMAAPVQTEIAKITAIWAVEAALLVGILFVLVFAFNAVRTKLAEGSKSAVSGALLAAMNTASEYGFGAVIASLPGFLVLANGLKSIPNPLVNEAVTVTLLAGITGSASGGMSIALAAMSDSFIAAANAANIPMEVLHRVAAMASGGMDTLPHNGAVITLLAVTGLTHREAYKDIFGITIIKTLAVFVVIATFYATGIV, from the coding sequence ATGAGTGTGATCATTGCCCTGGCAGCTTTAACGCTGCTGATGGTGGCTGCTTATCGGGGTTACAGCGTCATTCTGTTCGCCCCCATCGCGGCACTCGGTGCTGTGTTGCTCACCGATCCCTCTGCCGTAGCGCCCGCTTTTACCGGGGTGTTCATGGACAAGATGGTCGGCTTCGTCAAACTCTACTTTCCGGTGTTCTTGCTCGGTGCGGTATTCGGCAAGCTCATCGAATTGTCAGGTTTCTCGCGCTCGATCGTCGCTGCGGCCATTCGGTTGCTCGGCACCAAACAGGCGATGCTGGTTATCGTGCTGGTGTGCGCGCTGTTGACCTACGGCGGCGTATCGCTGTTTGTGGTGGTGTTTGCGGTGTACCCGTTCGCCGCCGAGATGTTTCGCCAAAGCAATATCCCCAAACGACTGATCCCGGCGACCATCGCGCTGGGCGCGTTCTCCTTCACCATGGACGCCCTGCCCGGCACCCCGCAAATCCAGAACATCATCCCTTCGACCTTCTTTAACACCACCGCGTGGGCTGCACCGTGGCTGGGTCTGATTGGCACCGCGTTCGTGTTCTGCGCCGGCATGCTGTTCCTGCAACGCCAACGCAATAAAGCCCATCGTGCAGGCGAAGGTTACGGCACAGAGTTGCGCAATGAGCCGGACACCCCGCAAGACATCGCGCTGCCCAACCCCTGGATCGCCCTGGCGCCGCTGTTGCTGGTGGGGGTCATGAACTTGCTGTTCACGCAGTGGATTCCCCAGTGGTACGGCAAGACTCACACGCTGTCGTTGCCCGGCATGGCCGCCCCGGTGCAGACCGAGATCGCCAAGATCACCGCAATCTGGGCGGTGGAAGCCGCCTTGCTGGTTGGTATCCTGTTTGTATTGGTGTTTGCCTTCAATGCGGTGCGAACGAAACTCGCCGAAGGCAGCAAAAGTGCAGTGAGCGGTGCGTTGCTGGCCGCGATGAACACGGCGTCGGAATACGGTTTCGGCGCAGTGATCGCCTCCCTTCCCGGCTTTCTGGTGCTGGCGAACGGCTTGAAAAGCATTCCCAATCCGCTGGTCAACGAAGCCGTCACCGTAACCCTGCTGGCCGGCATCACCGGCTCGGCGTCCGGCGGCATGAGCATTGCGCTGGCGGCGATGTCGGACAGCTTCATCGCGGCCGCCAACGCGGCCAATATCCCGATGGAAGTCCTGCACCGCGTCGCCGCCATGGCCAGTGGCGGCATGGACACGCTCCCGCACAACGGCGCGGTGATCACCTTGCTGGCAGTCACTGGCCTCACCCACCGCGAGGCGTACAAGGACATTTTCGGGATCACGATTATCAAGACCCTGGCGGTCTTCGTGGTGATCGCGACCTTCTATGCAACCGGCATCGTATGA